AAGCCCGCAATTTCCAGAATTACAAAATAAAATCAACACGTAGACATTAACATCATTACCATCCATACAAACCACCAGACCAATCAACAATTTGCACAATGTTTCTAATACTTCCACCTTTTGGTTGGACTAGCTGCCAAACTATTGGCAACCATCCAACAATGTGTATCACCGAGCTGCAGATTCTAACATTTGTGGTTCTGTAACGGATCCTCTTATAATATACATTCTAATAGTACAAACAAGAGAGAGCAGAAAGCATGCTTACAGAGATATTATTTGTAGTACAGAGGCAGAGGCAAGCAGTGGGAACAGATGCATGGTACTCAAATTTGGTGGTTTGAAGACGATGAAGCAGCATTAATTGACAGGTTTTGGACTGTCTTCCCATTAAGCCGAATGTATGGAACATGAGAGATGTTTAGCCAATCTGATCCTCCAGGTTTGAAATTGTCTTCCATGATGAAGCCATCCATAATCAATTCTTGGAGGTTCTGTGGCACAACTCCTTCCAGCGACAGGGGTTTTGTCTCCCTAATAATAAGTACTTTTAAGGAGGTAAGTCTGTTTAGTGTAGAAGGGAGTCGTTGCAGAAAATAGCAGTAAGCAAACTCGATTTTTTCGACAGATATTAGTTGTCCAAACCACTCTTCCTGCTCTGGGGTAAAATGAAGGGCCTCCAGATAAACGATGCACAGAGCACACACTGAGGGGACAAAAGAGTTCTTATGCAGCAAGCTAACATCTGTAACTATACTGCTAAGATGAAGTAAATCCTGCTCATCTTGTCTAACAGATTGGTCTGGGAATTCAGTAAGAATGCCAGGACAACCAAGAACATCAATATCCCTGAGGTTGGGAAAACATTGTAGCCCATCAATCAAACGTAGAGATCCACATTTTCGAAGATACAGATAATCCAGTGAATTCAACTGATGTCCAGAGAATAGCAGTGGGTGATCACAGTAAGATATCCTTAATTTTTTGAGACATGCCAAGAGTCCTACATATTGTGGCAGTGCCTTGACAAAGTTCCCGCAAGCTGAAATGTTAAGTTCTGACAACGAAGACACGGATGATAGGTTGGGCACTTTTTCCAGTAAAGGACAATTGTGAAGTTCAAATCTTGTGAGATGTGGAAGGAGAGGGCCATGATCTTCTTCTGCATGTGACCAATCTATCCAAGATGTCATCGAAGAAACTTTTAAGTCCTCCAAACTTGGGAGGCAACCAAAATGTGTTCCATCAACATGCTTCACTGATGGCAAGTTATCGAGAGTGAGATGCTTGAGTGAAGCGAATTTTCCAAATGGTGGAAGTACAGCTAGAAGTCGGCAGCTTCCAACATGAAGGGACTGCAGTTTTGTGAAGATGTGACCTTGCAAAATCCAGTGTGGTAAAGTTGTTGCCCCGTAACCTTCGATCATGAGCTCTTGAAGATTTGAGTGTGGCTGTAATCCTTCAAGTACATCTTTGGATACATTTCTCCCCTTCAACACCAAGGCTTCAAGGTGTTTCTTCCCAATCATATTGGCATCGGCTGCCTCAAGTGTGTTCTTAATGACGTGGATATTGCTTATGCAAATTTTCCCAGATAGCTCTTGCATGTTTTTCAATTCATTTATCATGAATCCGTTTCTCTTTCCAACACTGAAGTTCTCCAATTCTTGAAGTTGACTCAGTAGCCCAATACCAGGAATCAAAGAGAGAGCTGAAGCGTCAACATACAAGTGCCGCAAATTGGCAAGTGTATTAACACTTTGAGGAATAGAATTGCGGGTATATCCACGGAGGTATAAAACATGAAGATTACAAGGGAAGTTGCGCAAATTATTGACTCTTGTGAAAGAAAGATCAAAGAACCTCAATTTCTTTGAGGATGAAATGTGGGCAGGCATATTTGTCAGCACCTCCAAATAAGATAAGTCTAACACTCGAATGCTTCTTGAGTTGGCTAACATTTTGTCAACAACATCACAAATTTCAGTACTGTCACAATGACCAAACAGTAAGATTGTCCGCAGATTTTTATACTTGTTGAGTTCATGAATGTGCAGTTGATTACTAACTTGCAGAGCCAAATGGCGAGCAGTCGGTGATGCTCTGCTTGAGGTCTCTTTGTGGAGAAAGCATTCACATGAAGAAACACCAATTGCCAAAGCCCGTACTAGATCGTGCATGGTGTACCTCTTTTTGTCAAATGTAGCCTGGAAAAATGATCTTTGCACAAGTTCATCAAATAATTTACCTCCAATATCCTCTAATCTAGTGCCACCAGATTCGCTTTGTTCAATGAAATCATGAGAAATCCACATATTGACCAATCTATCTTTATCAAACAAGTAATTTCCTGGAAAAATGGAACAGAAAGCGAAGCACTGCCTTTCTCTAGGCTGTAGATCTTGATAACTAATCCCCATGTATGGAAGGATTTCACAAAGAACTTCACTCAGGTCCCACCAATCGCTCTCAAGGATGCTTCTCCACTGGTGTACCGTAAATCTGGATCTTAACAGATTTCCCATTACTTTTGCTGCTAATGGCAAGCCATCTAGTTTTTTTGCTATTTGTTCACCAATTAACAGAAGAATCTGATTGTTCTCCGCCACAACATCGCTGGTGCCAAATACATAATACTGGAAAGCTGACCAAAAACTCTCCCATGGCAAAGGTGCTAATGGAACTTGACACATTGTTGCTACTGCGTCTGCAACCCTTTTGCTTTGTGTTGTCACAAGAACTACACTTCCCGGCACTTCACGAGCTATGGCAGTAAGCAAAATATTCCAGTGAGCACACATCTCATCCCAAACACTGTCAAGCACAAGAAGGAATCTTCCTTCCTGCCGGATGCCATTTTGAATATTGTTGACAACTGTTTCCAGACTATCAGCACAGTCAAAAGATGAATCATTTCCTTTAAAAGAGCACAACATCTCCTGCAACGTCCTTTTCACACTGAAATGTTTTGAAACATACACCCATGCTCTGTGTCCAAAGTGACCCTTAACATTTTCATGATTGTAAATAACTTGAGCAAGGGTTGTCTTCCCAACCCCGCTCATACCAACAATTGGGATTACATCAACACCACCGATGGTGTACCTTGACCCAAGTTTTGCTCTGCTGCTGGATTCTGGTTCAGAGCCAGATGAACCCAAAATAGTTTTCAGTATCAACTCTATAACTTCATCGCGGCCAAACACCTTGACATCAATTGGAACACGAGAAGTAGTCTCACCCCCAACTCCCTCCTCCTTGATGGATGCTGAACTACTCTGCTTTAAGAGCTCCAGGAATGTGTTGGAGGTTGCACAGAGGTGATCTAGCTTCTGCACAACATATTCAAGCCTTTTCATGCCCTCATCAGGTACAACCAAACTTTTAAGGGCCCTAATCGACGATGAAACGAACTCGCTCATCTTGCGCTTTCCAAGGACTATGTCTTGACAATCAAATCTGTCAAGCACATCCTCAGCTTCATAGGCAGCATCATGGAGGTTCCCTAGCCACTTGGTAAGACTAGTGCTGGTGATAAGCTGGTTATCAGCGACCTCGGTTATGGCCTTCACCATGGTGAGGCTTGTGTGGAGCTTGGTCAAAAGCTCTTCAGTAGCATGGCTCAGATTAtagttgctctcgaggaagtcaaT
This window of the Triticum aestivum cultivar Chinese Spring chromosome 5D, IWGSC CS RefSeq v2.1, whole genome shotgun sequence genome carries:
- the LOC123126257 gene encoding disease resistance protein RGA2-like encodes the protein MSAAAEQVAGGFSSAVIQRAVDKAIDFLESNYNLSHATEELLTKLHTSLTMVKAITEVADNQLITSTSLTKWLGNLHDAAYEAEDVLDRFDCQDIVLGKRKMSEFVSSSIRALKSLVVPDEGMKRLEYVVQKLDHLCATSNTFLELLKQSSSASIKEEGVGGETTSRVPIDVKVFGRDEVIELILKTILGSSGSEPESSSRAKLGSRYTIGGVDVIPIVGMSGVGKTTLAQVIYNHENVKGHFGHRAWVYVSKHFSVKRTLQEMLCSFKGNDSSFDCADSLETVVNNIQNGIRQEGRFLLVLDSVWDEMCAHWNILLTAIAREVPGSVVLVTTQSKRVADAVATMCQVPLAPLPWESFWSAFQYYVFGTSDVVAENNQILLLIGEQIAKKLDGLPLAAKVMGNLLRSRFTVHQWRSILESDWWDLSEVLCEILPYMGISYQDLQPRERQCFAFCSIFPGNYLFDKDRLVNMWISHDFIEQSESGGTRLEDIGGKLFDELVQRSFFQATFDKKRYTMHDLVRALAIGVSSCECFLHKETSSRASPTARHLALQVSNQLHIHELNKYKNLRTILLFGHCDSTEICDVVDKMLANSRSIRVLDLSYLEVLTNMPAHISSSKKLRFFDLSFTRVNNLRNFPCNLHVLYLRGYTRNSIPQSVNTLANLRHLYVDASALSLIPGIGLLSQLQELENFSVGKRNGFMINELKNMQELSGKICISNIHVIKNTLEAADANMIGKKHLEALVLKGRNVSKDVLEGLQPHSNLQELMIEGYGATTLPHWILQGHIFTKLQSLHVGSCRLLAVLPPFGKFASLKHLTLDNLPSVKHVDGTHFGCLPSLEDLKVSSMTSWIDWSHAEEDHGPLLPHLTRFELHNCPLLEKVPNLSSVSSLSELNISACGNFVKALPQYVGLLACLKKLRISYCDHPLLFSGHQLNSLDYLYLRKCGSLRLIDGLQCFPNLRDIDVLGCPGILTEFPDQSVRQDEQDLLHLSSIVTDVSLLHKNSFVPSVCALCIVYLEALHFTPEQEEWFGQLISVEKIEFAYCYFLQRLPSTLNRLTSLKVLIIRETKPLSLEGVVPQNLQELIMDGFIMEDNFKPGGSDWLNISHVPYIRLNGKTVQNLSINAASSSSNHQI